The region TCATCTATTATGGTAAAACCAAAATCATGCAAAACGGGTACTATAGACGAGAGGTACAATTGAGTAGTAGCAAAAATATTTATGGATGGTTGTTTTTGAGTCTCCATTATTTGAGTAATTATGTTTTTTTCTAAAATATCCTTAAAAAATTCATCACTTATACTCAAATCTTTTTTTGAAGATGCTTTCATATAGTTTCCTTTAAAATTAACTTGTTATATCATTGTAACACAATGTTAATTTTACTCTATTATGAATTTATAAAAATAAGTAGCACGATATTTATAAGTAACATAATTACAAAAGCACTCTTGTAAAAAGTGAGTGCAGAACGTTCTATAATTGTTGCATTTTTGTTAAAAAATGGTTTTGTTTTTTGTGGATTTTGAAGTTCGTAAATCATCTCAGAATAGTGTTCATATCTAAGTTCTTTGTTTATAGTTATGCAACGAAGGATTATGCTCTCAAGCCAATTTGGAATATTTGAGTTGTAGATGCTTGGTTTTTTTGCATCTTTAAATAAGGGAGTTTGAAATGGTTCAATCTCTCCATATGGATATTTTGAGCAAAGTGCCAAATAGAGTGTTACTCCTATGGAAAATATCTCACTTGATTCACTTATGGCTTCACCTTGAAATCTTTGAGGAGACAAAAAACTAGGAGTTCCAGCCCTTGTTTTTTTGGAAAATATCTCTGTTATGTTTCCAAAATCTATGATTTTAAAGTTAGTGTTTTCATTTGCATCTTTAGAGATGATTATATTTTGAGGTTTTATATCTCCATGAACTAAATCATACTTTAGTAAAAATTGTGACATTTTTAAAAGTGTAGATGCTAACTCTACGGCATCGTCTATTGATAGTTTTTTAAACTTAAGATAATCATCTAAATTTTCACCATCAAGTAGTTGTAAAACATAGTAACGATAGCTTCTGTTTTTTGGTATCACTGCTTTTGGAAAAAAGTCTGCTTTTAATCTTTTAGCATTCCAAGCCTCTTTTACAAAAAGATCCAATATCTCTTTATCATTTATAGCTTCAATGGGAGCAAATTTAAGAACATATTGTTTTGTTTTTTTAGTGCATAACCAAGTTCTTTCATTTTGAATAAGCGGTTTTTCTAGTTTGTATCCATCAATGATTTGAGCGATTTTAAGTGATTTTGGGATTGGTAAATTTTGTTGTTTTAGTTTTTCTACTTCATTTGCTTGTAAAATCTCTATAACAACTGCGGTTGTATCATCTGGGAGATTGTCTTGTACTGATTTAGAAGCTTTTTTAACTAAAGAAGATGCACCAAAAGAGATGCCACTCTCAAGAGTGCTTTCACTCATCAAAGAGTAAAGTCCATCACTACACAAAAGAATTTTGTCATCTTTTTCAACAATGTTTTCAAAGTAGTAAGGTTCAACATCCTTGTCTATTCCTATGGCTTGAGTTAGAACATTTTCATAGCCTGATTCTTGCATAGCATGATCAAATGAGAGTTGATTTATACTTTTGTTCCTGTATAAATATACTCTTGAATCTCCAACATTTGCACCATAGAGCCTATTTCCTTCAATGACAACTATGCTAAGAGTTGTGACTAATTCAGCCCTTTCATAATTTAGCATTGACTCTTCGTAAAGGATGGAGTTTACGGACTTTATAAAGCTATTTATAGCTTTTTCAATACTCCATGTTTTTGGTCTGATTTTAAAATTATTTATTAAGTATGAAGTTACTCTTTGTGCAGCGTGAGCTCCTTTGTCTGCACTTCCAACGCCATCACAAACAATACCTATGGTTAAGTTGCCTATAGTTTTGATGTCATAAAAATCATCACCTGTTAAATTATTTGCTTTTGCAAGTGAAAAACCAGATGCTTTAATGTTGTTGTTTTGCATATTAAGCTTTCTTTTTTGTGAAATATATAAACAATCCAAGTGCTATCATCAAAGTAGATACGCCGCCTATGAGATAAAAAGAATGAATCATATGTGCATAATCATCAATAGCGATTTTAAATACTACCATAAGGGACTCTATTAGTAAAGCGATAATTATGGTGATGGAAAATTTTGTTAAAACTTTATACTCTTCTGTAGAGTTTTTAGAGTAACTTTTAAAAACCACTTCTTGAGCAAAAACTGTTTTAGCAAGGTCAAAAATTGCTAGTCCTAATGTTAAAGCAATAACAGGTTTAAAAATCGCTTCTATAGATAATCCACCCTTAAATATAAGAGAGTTTATAAACTCATAAACAGAGTAACCTACAGTAAAGAGTGCTAAAATCATCATAATATTTGCAGTTAAAAAATAAAAACTTTTACTTACAAAATTAAAACTTTTATGAACTTCTATAAGTCCTAATCTTTGTAGCAAGATAGGGATATTGAAATCTAAAAAAAAGATTTTGCCATTTTCTTTTTTCAATATACTAACGCAAGTATCTCCTGTGGCGCTACTAATATATGGTTTAGTTATAGCAATGTTACTATCATCAAATTCTGCTTTATTTAGAAGATAAGCTCTATTTCTGCCCATAGGAATCTTGCTGGTTTTGTTTCTATATATATTATGAGAAGTTTGCAACATTGTTCTCTCATCACATATATAGATTAGTTCTAAAGATGGAAAAACCTTAAAAACCTTTTTAAAGTTATCGCCCTCTCTTTCTTCTAAATTTCCAAGATTGACAACTGTCTCAATGAGAAAGTTTTCTATGTCAAGAATATTTTCTTTGTAAGTGCTCATAAATTCTTGCATTGATTTTTCCTTAGCATCTATTATTTTAAAATTAAATTTTTGTATGAAATAGTATAAGATATAAAAAGAGAAGAGTGTGTAGTTTTGTGATTAAAAAATATACAAGTTGTTCTTTGTAGTAAAGAGTTTAGATGATGAATAAATCATCATCTAAGAAGAGAGTTTAAAAATGAATTTACATAATCTCAAGTAATTCTACATCAAATATAAGTGTAGCATCTGGACCGATTGATGGAGGAGCACCTTGTTCTCCATATGCTAAAGAAGAAGGTATTACAAGTTGCCATTTGTCCCCAACTTTCATTTTTTGAAGAGCTTCAGTCCAACCTTTTATAACTGCATTTACAGGAAAACTTACAGCTTCGCCACGATTGTAAGAGCTGTCAAAAACTGTTCCATCTATTAAAGTTCCATGATAATGTGTTACTACTTTGTCTGTTAATTTTGGATGAACTTTACCTGTTCCTGATTTTAGTACTTTGTACTGAAGACCACTAGCAAGGGTTACAACACCTTTTTTCTTTTTGTTAGAAGCTAAAAATTGAGCCCCTTCTTTTTTGTTGTGTTTTGAAAACTTAGCTGCCATTGCTAATTCTCTTTTTTTCTTGGACTCTTGATAATTTAGCATTGCAGTTTGCATCTGAGCATTTGAGAGTTGAGGTTTTTTCCCAGTAAAAATGTCTTGCATCCCTAGTTTAATAGCATCTAAATCAATATCATCTTTGCTAATCATAAGTTGTGTTCCAAGCTGGATGCCTATAACATAACTAGCTTGTTGCTCTTGAGTTTTTAGAGTGCTATCTGCCATCATTGAGGTAGCTATAAGTCCTAAACAACCAACTACTGTAGGTATAATTTTTAACATCTTTTTCCTTTTTTGTTTTTAGAAATAAAATTCTTGGCAAGGATTATAGCAATAGATATTTAATCAATATAACTTTTAGTATTATTTTTTATCTTCAAGGGCTTTTTCTCTTAGCTTGTCTTTTTTGCTTTTTTTCTTGCCTTTTATAGGTGCTAAGCCTTTTTCTTTTTTAGGTTCTTCGCCTGTAAGTTCAAAACCTTCTATCTGTTGTGTAGGTATTTTTATCTTGCATTTTTTCTCTATAACTCCAAAGTGAGCGCGGTTTTCGTGAGATATAAAAGAGATGGCTAGTCCTGTTTTTCCTGCTCTTGCTGTTCTTCCTATGCGGTGAATATAATCAGTTGGAGAGCGTGGTAAGTCATAATTTATAACGCACTCTATATCTTGGATATCTAAACCTCTTGCTGCTATATCAGTTGCAAAAAGTATTTTTGTATTGTTGTTTTTAAAATTATCTAGCGTAAAAGTTCTATCTTCTTGAGTTAAATCCCCATGAAAAGATTCGGCTGCAAAACCATACTTTCTAAACTTAAAAGCGATATTGTCGGTGGCTCTTTTGTTTGCCATAAATACGAGTACATTTTTAAGTTTTAAAGTTTTAATGAGATGCCTTAAGAGTGATGAACGATTGTTAATATTTACCTCAATAACTCTTTGGGTGATAGTGTCAACGGTTGGTACATCCTCTTGAATACTAACTTCAACAGCTTTAGAAGTTATCTTAGATGCAATGCTTAGCATCTTTTGTGGATAAGTTGCAGAAAATAAAAGATTTTGTCTTATTTTTGGAATTGCATCTAGGATTTTATCAAGTTCTTCTGAAAAACCAAGGTTTAACATCTTGTCTGCTTCATCAAGAACAAGATACTCAATATGCGAAAGATTCATCTGTTTTTTGTTAAGCACATCAAGAAAACGCCCAGAAGTTGCTACTAAGACATCACACCCTTGCTGTATATCAAAGAGTTGATCGCCAATTCCCTCTCCACCGATAAGACTTACAACACTTATTCTTCTCTCTTGAAACTCACTAAAAGTCTCAAAAGTCTTGGCAATTTGAAGAGTTAACTCTCTAGTTGGAGTTAAAACAAGAACTTTTATTTTTGCTTTTCCTTCACCTCTACGCTTTTGTAGCATCTCTAAGATAGGTAAAATATAACTGGCACTTTTACCGCTTCCTGTTTTAGCTTTAGCCATAATATCTTTACCATCAAGTGCAATAGGGATAACTTTTTCTTGAATAGGTGTAGGATTTAAGAAGTTGTTTTTTGTAAGTGCTTTTTGTATAGCAGAAGAGAGTTTAAGTGAAGAAAATGGCATCTGAGGAGTTCCTAAAATAGTTTTACGTATTTTAGCTAATCACTACTTAACTATCCACAGATGACTGTACCAATACCATTTACCATCTTCACTTGGTGCTGTACAAGTATATTTGTCTCTAGGTGGTTTAATGGGTTCATTTGCTTTAATTTCAATCTCTGTTTTAGATATCCACTTAAAGCCAATTGCTTCACCGCTTGAGATATAGCATCCAATGTTTTTGAGTGGCTTTTTTAGTTTTATGCGAAGTATTGGCGGGTTATTATCTTTTATAAGAGTCTCTTTTTGTGAAACTGCTTTTATGGGCATTGGTAAAGTGTTTAGCTTACTTATAAAGCTATTTTGACTTGCAAAAGCCTCTGCCATAGGAAATCTCTTGATTGCACTTAAGTCACAATCCTCTCCAACAACTCCTGAAGTTTGAGTTATACCGATATAGCCAAGCTCTCTTACAAGCTTTGCCATCTTTAAATCATACTCTCCAAATGGGTAAGAAAAAAGGCGTGGATTTTCGTTTGCATCTGCTCCAAGTTCTTTATGAAGCCTTGTTTGCGCTTCTTTTATTTCAGCAGTGACTCTATTTTTCCAAATTTCATCTGTTTCATTTTTTTGTTGAAGTAAAAAGTCATGATTTTTAGAGTGGTTTGCAAACTCTACACCATCTAAAAGCATCTCTCGCATCTGCTCCCACGTCATGTAGTTTTTAGATTTACTATCTATCTGGTTTGTACTTACCATTACAGTAAATGGAAAGTTTTTACTCTTTAGCATCGGATATGCATTTGTATAAGTGCTAATATAAGCATCGTCAATAGTGAGAGCAACAGTTTTTGGAGGAATTTTTTGTTTGTCTATTATATGTTTTAATATCTTTGATAGATGCCAGATATTATAATTGTTTTTTTCAAGATACTCTAGTTGAGATTCAAACTGTTTTAGAGTTATGTTTGTAGATGGGTATTTTGACTCACCAAAACGGTGGTACATAAAAACGACAGCACTCTTTGCAAATAGAGTAGAGCTAAGAAAAAATAGTAACAAATATAATATTATTTTTGAGCTCATAAACTACCCATTCTATATTTAAGGATAGAACATTATATATGTCCTAAGCTTAAATAGCTAAAAGAGTGATGAATTTACAAGTTAGATTCTACCTCCTGCTGCAACACCCCATGTAGTTCTCCATCTTGTTTTTACTAAACTTATTCCCATAAGAGCGACAAGAACAACTGTTGCAAATATCATAAAACCTGCTGAGTAGCCATCAAATGCGCCTTTGCTCCATCCAAGAGTTTTGATAAGAGCAGTACCACCAAGCCCACCTGCTGCACCGATGATACCTGTCATGATTCCGATATCTTTGCCAAATCTTTGTGGAACAAGTTGAAATACTGCACCATTTGCCATACCAAGATTAGCCATGATTAAAAACAAAACTAAGATAGCAAACCAAAATGGTAGCGTTATAGTTGCATTTAAAATCGCTAAAAGAGAAACTAAACCAAAAAATACATATAGAGATTTAATACCACCAAGTTTGTCTGCAATAGCTCCACCAACAGGACGTAAAATTGCCCCTGCAAAGATACATAATGCACCAAAATATCCAGCTATTACTTTTACATTTTCTTCATTAAAAACATCTACCCCAAAGGCACTCATATCTGCTTGATATGTATTCATAAGATAGACTTTCATATATCCTGCAAATCCAACAAAACCACCAAAACTAACTGCATAAAAAAGATTAAACCACCAAGTGTCTTTGTCTTTAAGAAGTTTGCCGTAGTCTTTAAGTTTTTTAGGACGAGCTGTATAAACTTCTGATGGTGCATCTTTAGCCATAAACATATATGTTACAAAGATGATAGACGATAAAACTGCACCTACTAAAAATACTGCTTCCCATCCCCAAAGTTCTGCGATTTTTGGAGCAAAAAGGAAGTCAATTACAACACCGATGTTACCAGCTCCTGCGATACCAAGAACAACACCTTGAAGTTTTGGTGGGTACCATTGACCTGCTTGTGGAAGTGCAACCGCAAATGAAGCTCCTGCAAAACCAAGGCCAATAGCTACTATAAGTAGTTCATCATAAGAGATAGATGCACCTCTAAAATATGCATAAAAAAGGACTGAAATAACTACAGCTTGAGAAACTAAAGCTGTTTTCTTTGCTCCAAATTTGTCCACACCAAAGCCAAGTAAAATTCTAAGAAGCGCGCCTGCTAATATAGGAATAGAAAGAAGTGTAGCTTTTTGTGAGGCAGTTATAATAAAACCACCAAGAGCTAAAGACTCTGCTATCTCTGTTGATAATGGTCCAAGCATTGTCCAAACCATAAAACTAAAATCGAAATATAAAAATGCTGCTAAAAGCGTAGGCCAATGTCCTTGTCCTTTTAATGCTTTAAATCCTGCCATAATGTCTCCTGTAAATAAATAGATAGAAGAATTATAATAGATAATTAGGCTAAAAATGTTTTCTTATGATTAAAAATTAATCAATAGATTAAAATACATTGATTAAATTATAGCACTATGATGTATCTGCTTTGAGTGTTTATGCATTATATATATGATTATTTTTTAATCACTTTATGAGTTTAATAAGGATGAAAGTTTTGTATAATCTTTTAATCAACAAAAAATGGAGAAAAAGAGTATGCAAAACCCATTAGAGAGTTTTATAGATTACAAAGCTGATACTGGTATGCAATGTGGTAATTACTCCATAGATATACCGAAGTTGCAAGAGGGTGAACAATACCGTTTTCACTTTGATGCTACAGCTTGTGTAGGTTGTAGATGCTGTGAAGTAGCTTGTAATGAGCAAAATAATAATCCCGCAGATATAAAGTGGAGAAGAGTTGGAGAGATGGAGGGTGGAGAGTTTCCTGCCTTTACTCAACTCTTTAACTCTATGAGCTGTAATCACTGCATCGACCCTGAGTGTTTAAAAGGGTGTCCGACAAATTCATACATAAAGATAGATAAAACAGGAATAGTAGTTCATGATGATGATACTTGT is a window of uncultured Sulfurimonas sp. DNA encoding:
- a CDS encoding DEAD/DEAH box helicase yields the protein MPFSSLKLSSAIQKALTKNNFLNPTPIQEKVIPIALDGKDIMAKAKTGSGKSASYILPILEMLQKRRGEGKAKIKVLVLTPTRELTLQIAKTFETFSEFQERRISVVSLIGGEGIGDQLFDIQQGCDVLVATSGRFLDVLNKKQMNLSHIEYLVLDEADKMLNLGFSEELDKILDAIPKIRQNLLFSATYPQKMLSIASKITSKAVEVSIQEDVPTVDTITQRVIEVNINNRSSLLRHLIKTLKLKNVLVFMANKRATDNIAFKFRKYGFAAESFHGDLTQEDRTFTLDNFKNNNTKILFATDIAARGLDIQDIECVINYDLPRSPTDYIHRIGRTARAGKTGLAISFISHENRAHFGVIEKKCKIKIPTQQIEGFELTGEEPKKEKGLAPIKGKKKSKKDKLREKALEDKK
- a CDS encoding protein phosphatase 2C domain-containing protein; amino-acid sequence: MQNNNIKASGFSLAKANNLTGDDFYDIKTIGNLTIGIVCDGVGSADKGAHAAQRVTSYLINNFKIRPKTWSIEKAINSFIKSVNSILYEESMLNYERAELVTTLSIVVIEGNRLYGANVGDSRVYLYRNKSINQLSFDHAMQESGYENVLTQAIGIDKDVEPYYFENIVEKDDKILLCSDGLYSLMSESTLESGISFGASSLVKKASKSVQDNLPDDTTAVVIEILQANEVEKLKQQNLPIPKSLKIAQIIDGYKLEKPLIQNERTWLCTKKTKQYVLKFAPIEAINDKEILDLFVKEAWNAKRLKADFFPKAVIPKNRSYRYYVLQLLDGENLDDYLKFKKLSIDDAVELASTLLKMSQFLLKYDLVHGDIKPQNIIISKDANENTNFKIIDFGNITEIFSKKTRAGTPSFLSPQRFQGEAISESSEIFSIGVTLYLALCSKYPYGEIEPFQTPLFKDAKKPSIYNSNIPNWLESIILRCITINKELRYEHYSEMIYELQNPQKTKPFFNKNATIIERSALTFYKSAFVIMLLINIVLLIFINS
- a CDS encoding MFS transporter, whose translation is MAGFKALKGQGHWPTLLAAFLYFDFSFMVWTMLGPLSTEIAESLALGGFIITASQKATLLSIPILAGALLRILLGFGVDKFGAKKTALVSQAVVISVLFYAYFRGASISYDELLIVAIGLGFAGASFAVALPQAGQWYPPKLQGVVLGIAGAGNIGVVIDFLFAPKIAELWGWEAVFLVGAVLSSIIFVTYMFMAKDAPSEVYTARPKKLKDYGKLLKDKDTWWFNLFYAVSFGGFVGFAGYMKVYLMNTYQADMSAFGVDVFNEENVKVIAGYFGALCIFAGAILRPVGGAIADKLGGIKSLYVFFGLVSLLAILNATITLPFWFAILVLFLIMANLGMANGAVFQLVPQRFGKDIGIMTGIIGAAGGLGGTALIKTLGWSKGAFDGYSAGFMIFATVVLVALMGISLVKTRWRTTWGVAAGGRI
- a CDS encoding FKBP-type peptidyl-prolyl cis-trans isomerase, which produces MLKIIPTVVGCLGLIATSMMADSTLKTQEQQASYVIGIQLGTQLMISKDDIDLDAIKLGMQDIFTGKKPQLSNAQMQTAMLNYQESKKKRELAMAAKFSKHNKKEGAQFLASNKKKKGVVTLASGLQYKVLKSGTGKVHPKLTDKVVTHYHGTLIDGTVFDSSYNRGEAVSFPVNAVIKGWTEALQKMKVGDKWQLVIPSSLAYGEQGAPPSIGPDATLIFDVELLEIM
- a CDS encoding polysaccharide deacetylase family protein, with the protein product MLLFFLSSTLFAKSAVVFMYHRFGESKYPSTNITLKQFESQLEYLEKNNYNIWHLSKILKHIIDKQKIPPKTVALTIDDAYISTYTNAYPMLKSKNFPFTVMVSTNQIDSKSKNYMTWEQMREMLLDGVEFANHSKNHDFLLQQKNETDEIWKNRVTAEIKEAQTRLHKELGADANENPRLFSYPFGEYDLKMAKLVRELGYIGITQTSGVVGEDCDLSAIKRFPMAEAFASQNSFISKLNTLPMPIKAVSQKETLIKDNNPPILRIKLKKPLKNIGCYISSGEAIGFKWISKTEIEIKANEPIKPPRDKYTCTAPSEDGKWYWYSHLWIVK